The genomic stretch TTCCTGTTATTTCTACCGTCTGTAGGCCTAATTGGAGTTCTGAAAGTTGAAAATCAACTTCCAAAAGCTGTCCCTCTTTGATGGCTACTTCCTTGGGGGCTGCAGTGTATCCTATGTAGGATGCTAGAAGAGTATAGGTACCGGGATTCACTTCTTGGATAGTGAATTCCCCTCTGGAATTGGTAATTGCTCCCTTGCCGTGGTTTTTTATGCTGATGTTCACAAATTCCAAAGGACTTCCATCTGTATTTGAGACCTTTCCTTTAATGGTACCACTTTGTGCCAATAGGCCGTTTAAAATTAGGAAAAAGCAAGAGCTAAGGATTAGGCGTAGGAATTTCTTCATAGTAGGGGTTTTATTTAGACTAATGTTAAATAGATGTAAAAATAGGGCTGCTCCCGGCCACTTGTCAAGTTTTATTTAGATTATTTCTAAATAAAAATCATAAATGGGTTATATTCTGTTTTTTATCTCTTCATAAGAGCCGACAGGTTAATCTTGAAAAATATGTGGAATTATTCCCGGGATCGTGAAGGGCTATGGTAAATCAGCCTGCGCTGAATGGCTAGAGATTGAAATACACTTTAACTATGTGCTTGAAAAATTGCTTTTGGATTGTAGCATTCTGAATTTACATTTCGTATTGTGTAATATTCTGATTTTCTTTTGTTTAAACTTATATTCATTTCACTCCTAATTATTATGAAGTCTAAACTACTATTACTGATCGCTTATGGATTACTTCTTTTCAGTTGCAATAATGATGAGGAAATCAACCCTGAAGTATTGACTCGGAATCAGTGGCAAAATGTCGTAGAAAACACAAGCGCAGATCGACCGTATGAGTATGTATTTTCCATTGAATTTAAACCAAATGGGAAAGTGTATTCCGAAGCCTTTTTCAGGGACTTGGAAACAAAAGAGTTGATTGGATTTCGAGAATATTTAACCGGAAGCTTTCAGATCATCAGCGGAAATATTATGGTGTCTATATTAGAACTTTATACGATCCAAGGGAGTGATGATATGTATCTAGACAAAGAGGAGCTTAGTATACTCGATGGAGAAAATCTGTCTAGAGTATTTGAGCTTAGAAATAAGAATACGGAGCTTCATACCATTATGCCACCCTTATCGAGCTCATTGGGAATGATTTATTATAGAGTAGATTAAAAAGTTTTGTTTTTTAGCTTAAAAAAAGGGGCAGTTTTCTTACTTAGAATCTGCCCCTTTATAGTTGGTTTAATTTTCAAAACTCTTTTTAATTTACCTGAGGAATATTGAAGAGTAGCACTATCAAATCCTTAGGTGTATGTACGGTGCCGAGTTTTTCCTCCTGGAAAATAACCTGCAACTGGTATTCAAGCTCGAAAATAAGACCGTTTACAAAAACAGGATCCATCCGCAATTGCTCAATAAAATCAGCATTTTTATGCTGACCAATCAGCGTAATGCCATACGAGTGGAAGACTTCGATGGCTTTTTTTAGCAGTGTAAATTGTTGGCTCATAGTAGGTGTCTTTTGAAATGAAAAAGAATAGTTAATTATGTATTTAGACCTTTCGGTCAGTGTGAACATGAAATCAAATATTTAGTTCCAAAATACTAGATTAAGACGTTATTACTTAGTGATTCGCTACAGACAAGCCAATAATTAACAATAAATAGGAATGTTAATTTTACTTACTAACCAGTTGATAGCTAGTTAATTCTGGGGGTGAGATGATGTACTAAGGAGGGAGGTTTGGCGGATCAATTCGTCATTATACCGTATAAGTAGAAAACTTCTATTGCTATTCAATAGGGAGAAAGGCAGAGCATAGTATCATAATTTTGGTGGTAGTAGTTTGTACATGACCGGAGTGACTATTCTTGAGAGGAGCGTAGAGCTGATCAATCCGCCAATCAAAACTATCGCAAGGGGTGAGATGAGCGGGTTTGTAGAAACAGCTATGGGGATCAATCCGCCGATTGCAGTGACTGTGGTAAGCACAATAGGCAAAAAGCGGACTTCTCCTGCTTCTCGGATAGCTTCATTGAGTGCTTTTCCTTCCATCCGTAGTTGATTGGTAAAGTCCACTAATAATATTGAGGTTTTCACTTCTATCCCTGCCAGTGCGATCAGACCGATGATTGCAACGAAGGACAAGGAATTTCCCGTCAACCAAAGTGCAACTAGCGCCCCAACCATCCCCAGCGGAATGACTGACAGTACGATAATGGTGCTCTTAAATGTTTTGAACAACAAAATTAATACGGCGATAAATAGGAAAACCGTGACAATTATTACGGTGTTGAATCCTGCAAAGGATTCTTGTCTGGTTTCGAATTCTCCTCCCATGGTAAAATCATAACCGTCCGGGAGATCTATTTTCTCCATTCCGGATATTACCTCATTGATGACACGGTCATTCAAGTAGTTCGGATCTACAAAAGCGGATAGAGAGACTGATCTGATCTTATTATAATGGTCTATGGAGAGGTTGCTGCTTTCTAATTTAAGATTAGCTATCTGGGACAGAGGAATTCCAGCTCCCTGCTGATTATTGATATATAAGCCATCGAAATTTGCCAAGGAGGCTTTTGCCACCCTCGGGCTAGTGATGATTATGTCCCGCTCAGATCCAAGCTCATCTGTGAATGATCCCAAATTTAATCCGGCTATGGCCAGCCTCACCGTTCGGTCTATATCTGAGATATTGATTCCCAGTTGCCTCGCTTGATCCTTTTGGATAGCTACCTTAATATCTGTTTTAAGATTGGCAACCGGATTGTTGATATAGAGTGTGCCTTCGGTGTTTTTGAGCAAGGTCTCAACTTGGGTGGCCAAGTGACGGAGCGTATCCAGATTTTCCCCACTTATTCTTACTTCCACTGGAGCTGTTACTGGAGGGCCCTGTTCAAAGTTTTTCACTTCTATTTTTGCCCCCGCATAGTTGATGAATTTACCTTTCAGTTCCTCAATTAGAGCCATTTTCTGAGGGGGAGTAGTCTCCGGATCCAACTGCACAAAGATCTGCGCATAATCCGTTCGCTCGTTTTCCGGGATTTCGTTATAGTAAATCCTGGGGTTTCCCTTGCCTACATTGGTGGAGAAATTCATCATTTCTGGAATATGGTGGAGTTCAGCTTCTACTTCTTTTGCCACCAGATCGGTTGTAGCGAGAGTGGATTGCAGTGGGGTAGTGATGTTGATAAGAAACTGTGGTTTTTCGGAGGGAGGAAAAAGGCTGAAACCGATTATCGGAAATAGAATCAATGAAGCTGCGAATATGCCACCCGCAATCACTAATGTTCGGACAGGCTTATTCAACGCCTTTTCTAAAACAGGTGCATAGCTTTTATGTATGGCATTTTGAACGAATGTTAATATGCGGTTTTCTTTACCTCCATGCTCTTTGAGCATTCTGGAAGCGAGAAAGGGGATAATCGTAAGAGATACCAGCATCGAGGCTAGCACACTCATAATGACCGCCAGCGGAAGACTTCTGATAAAATCGCCGGAACCTTCAGGTAAGAACACCAGTGGCATAAAGGCTATAATCAAAGTAACAGTACAGCCGACCACAGATATAGAGATCTGTTTGGTGGCTAAAAGTGCAGCATCCATTCTGGAATGGCCTTCACGGATCCACCGTTCAATATTTTCTACTACAACAATACTGTCATCTACTAAAAGGCCTAGTGCAACTACCAAGCCTACGATACTTAGCTGATTGAGGCCGAACCCGAAGGCATTCAAAAGAACCAGACCGATAGCTAGGGAAAGCGGAATCGAGATCATTACAATCAGGGATGCCCGGTTTCCCAGGGGCAAAAGCGTAATAAATACCAATCCTATGGCAATCAAAAAATCCATCCCTAACCCACTTAGCCGTCTATTGACATAATCTGCCTGATCGAACGCTGTTACTAACGCAATGTTTTGCGGAAGTTCAGATCTGAAAGATTCCAGTACAGGAAGATACTTTTCCTGGAGTGTAGATATATTATTCCCCTCTTTCATTGCAGCTGTAAGGAACAGCGAACGATAGCCATTTAGCCTGGTAAGGTGAGTTTGATCCTCAAAGTCATTATGAACTGTAGCCACATCCTTAAGCGCAATGTTTTTGCCTTGGTAAGAAAATATGACGGTTTCGGCTATTTCGGATGAGGAGGCGTAATTCCCGCTTGTTTTTATGTTGAAAGTCTTGGCTCCGGCTTCTACAGATCCCCCCGGAATATTTGCGAGTTCGCTTTGAATACTTCCTATGATAGCATTTAAAGGAATATTCATTTCTGAGATTTTATCCAAGCTTAACTCGATACGGACGATTTGATCCGGAATCCCATGGATTTCTACTTTCTTCAACTCATTGATCTTCTCCAAAACATCCTGTAGCCTATCCGCATAGCGTTTCATTTGCTCCTTAGAAGCATTTTCAGAGATCATAGCAAGCTGTAAGATGTTCACATCTGATGGTCTTACTTTTCTGATCTCTATACTTTGAATATCCTGAGGGAGCTCTGGGCGAAGGGAATTTACTTCCCGTACCAATTCTTGGTATTTCTCATTGACGTCTTCATTATAGTTGTATTCCACGAAAATCACCGCAACCCCATCTTGTATTTCCGTTTTTATCCTTTTAATGTCTTCCAGTCCGTAAATCACCTTTTCCAATGGATCTACTACCAGTTCCTCCATATCTTCTGGACTAGCTCCAGGATATACCACTACTACAGGAAACTGTGGAGCTTCTATTACCGGATCCTCGCTTCGGGGCATATTGAAAAATGTGGTCACGCCCACCGCTACTGTCATCAGAAAAATGATCAGCGTAAACTGATAATTTTTCACAGCAAAATCTGATAGTTTCATATAATTTTAATTTGTCTTTCAAAGGCCATACTTGCCTGTCTGGTAAGTAGGGTCGATTTCATCTTAGTTTTGGATTTGGATTTGGGAGTGGTCTGTGAGATAGGCAGAGCCCGAAATGATCAAATGGGGATAGCCCGCAAGGCCTTCAGTTACCTGGACTGTTTGTTTGGAGATGTTTCCCAGCTTAACAGATACTTTTTCAGCTGTTTTTTGATCTTTTGACACAAACACATACCCCTGGTCTCCATGGGCATCGAGGAGAGACTCATAGGGGATTTCCCAGGCCTCTATTTGATTTCTTGGGAAAATAATAGCACGACCAAACATGCGGGAAGCCAATTTTATTTCTCCGGGATTGTCAGGGGTGATTTCTATCCAGAAAGCTCCGGTGCCTGGATCGGCAGCCTGGCTCTTGCGAACAACTTTTCCGGATAAATTTCTGTTTTCCTCAGTGTCTGTCGTCAGGCTGGCAGAGTCTCCAAGAGAGATATATGACCAGTTTTGGTCGTTCACACTGGTTCGAAAAACCCAAGCACTAGGATTATTTCCGTTGATCTCCAAAACCGGAGCTCCGGAAGTGACTTGCTGCCCTTCATTCACGAATTTTGTCAAGACAAATCCGCTTTGATTTGCTCTGATTTGCGAATATTCCAGGTTAAATGCCGCCGTTTTGAATTGTTGCTCAGCTAGTTCTAATGCTGTTTCAGCATTTTGCCGTTGTTCCAGTGTGGCCACACTGTCTGAGTAAAGTCTAGCGGCTCTTTCAAAGTCTCTTTTTGCTTTCTCCAGGCCAATTTTTGATTGGTTCAATCCAGACTGAACCTCGGTCAGATTCAAGGTGGCGAGCAGCTGTCCTTTCTCTACTTTCTCTCCTTCCTGCACATAAATTTTGGAAATAATGCCCCCAACTTTAAAGGACAAAATGGTTTCATTTTTAGTGGTAAAATTGCCACTAGTGGGTATCGGATTTGAATAGCTGCTTTTTTGGAGCGTTTGTACTTTTACCGGGATCACTTCTCCTTTGGAGGGAAGGATATTTTTGGTCTTTGCTTGGCTACAGCCGTAGGCTATACCAGCAAGCATAAGGATGGAATAGAGTTTTGTCGTGTTTTTCATGATTAATAGGTATCAGTGAGCAGTTGTCTTTCAAGTGTGGCTTGGGCTTTTAAGAGGGCGTAGGCGGTAATCGTTTTCTGTAATTCAGCTTGTGTGTACTGGTTCCTGGCATCTATGAATTCTATCAAGGAATTGGTGCCTTCTTTAAAACCGCGGTTTACTAATCTGAGGTAAGTACCCGAGGATTCTGTCTTCTTTTCGGCTGAGCGATAAGTGGCTTCACTTGTCCTCAATTGATTTTTTGCAAGCTTTAGGTCTAGGATTAGCTTGTTTTCCGTGAGGTTTTGTTGAATTGCAATATTTTCCAATCCAAGTTGTGAGCGCTGTATTTGTATCCTATTCCTATTTCCCTGGAAAATGGGAATGGAAAGATTCAGTCCAAAAAATAGGTATGCAGTGTTTTGGCTACTGAATTCGAAATTGAAAGCCTGGCTTCCCAGGTCAGCAAACGTATTAAGTCTAGGGATCCAGAAGTTTTGGCTTGATTTCAACTGGATTTCCTTAATAGAATATAATGTGGCAAGCTGTAAAAGTTCAGGTCTTGATGAGAGGAGTTCTTCTTGTGTGAGACTTCTGATCACTTTCCAATCGAGAGTCTGCTCTTCAAAAACAAGTTCGGTTTCCAGAGGTCTGTTGAGGAGGAAGTTAAGGTAATAGCCTGCGTTCTTCTGTCTATTCTCGGCTTCGATCATTAGGGCATTTATATTTTCAACCTCACTTTCAGCCCGTAATACAGATGCAGGAAGCCCACTTCCACTTTCAAGAAGTGATTGGGTATCCCTTAAATTCTGCGCAACCAGTTCCTTTGAGCTTTTAATCACGTCTATGGCTGTGTGGGCAGTGCAATAGTCGAAATAGGCAAGTTTGATATCTTGGATAAGTGTGGCTTTGTAGATCGCCAGATCGTATTCAGAGACTTGCACCTGTTTTTCGCGAATGTCTTTTTGATAGGAGAGATCTGGATTGATGAGAGGCATACTCACTCTGATTCTGGCATCATAAAAGTTGTTGGGCAGGAAGTTTTCGCTGACGTTTTCCAGCTGCGGGAATTGTCGGGATTGGGTCAACTCATTCAACGTGCTATAAACATTGTTAAGTAAATCCCCGACTGGGAAATCAATTGTACGCCCTCCTGTTGCGAGATTGTAACTAGCCCCAAAATCTATCGCAGGCAAAAAATAACTTTTGGCATCTTTCAGAGCCAGGATGCTATGCTTTGTCGAAATATTCTTCTCCTTCAGAACCAGGTTGTTTTCAATCCCTAGCTGAATATATTCTTTCAAAATTTCCTGGGCAGGCAAACTATGGTTAAGTAATACGCAAAGTAGAATCAGTAAACTGCTAGTCTTAATTTTCATTATTATACATTGTGTTTTTTATGAACA from Algoriphagus sp. NG3 encodes the following:
- a CDS encoding efflux RND transporter periplasmic adaptor subunit — protein: MKNTTKLYSILMLAGIAYGCSQAKTKNILPSKGEVIPVKVQTLQKSSYSNPIPTSGNFTTKNETILSFKVGGIISKIYVQEGEKVEKGQLLATLNLTEVQSGLNQSKIGLEKAKRDFERAARLYSDSVATLEQRQNAETALELAEQQFKTAAFNLEYSQIRANQSGFVLTKFVNEGQQVTSGAPVLEINGNNPSAWVFRTSVNDQNWSYISLGDSASLTTDTEENRNLSGKVVRKSQAADPGTGAFWIEITPDNPGEIKLASRMFGRAIIFPRNQIEAWEIPYESLLDAHGDQGYVFVSKDQKTAEKVSVKLGNISKQTVQVTEGLAGYPHLIISGSAYLTDHSQIQIQN
- a CDS encoding TolC family protein, with amino-acid sequence MKIKTSSLLILLCVLLNHSLPAQEILKEYIQLGIENNLVLKEKNISTKHSILALKDAKSYFLPAIDFGASYNLATGGRTIDFPVGDLLNNVYSTLNELTQSRQFPQLENVSENFLPNNFYDARIRVSMPLINPDLSYQKDIREKQVQVSEYDLAIYKATLIQDIKLAYFDYCTAHTAIDVIKSSKELVAQNLRDTQSLLESGSGLPASVLRAESEVENINALMIEAENRQKNAGYYLNFLLNRPLETELVFEEQTLDWKVIRSLTQEELLSSRPELLQLATLYSIKEIQLKSSQNFWIPRLNTFADLGSQAFNFEFSSQNTAYLFFGLNLSIPIFQGNRNRIQIQRSQLGLENIAIQQNLTENKLILDLKLAKNQLRTSEATYRSAEKKTESSGTYLRLVNRGFKEGTNSLIEFIDARNQYTQAELQKTITAYALLKAQATLERQLLTDTY
- a CDS encoding acyl carrier protein — translated: MSQQFTLLKKAIEVFHSYGITLIGQHKNADFIEQLRMDPVFVNGLIFELEYQLQVIFQEEKLGTVHTPKDLIVLLFNIPQVN
- a CDS encoding efflux RND transporter permease subunit, coding for MKLSDFAVKNYQFTLIIFLMTVAVGVTTFFNMPRSEDPVIEAPQFPVVVVYPGASPEDMEELVVDPLEKVIYGLEDIKRIKTEIQDGVAVIFVEYNYNEDVNEKYQELVREVNSLRPELPQDIQSIEIRKVRPSDVNILQLAMISENASKEQMKRYADRLQDVLEKINELKKVEIHGIPDQIVRIELSLDKISEMNIPLNAIIGSIQSELANIPGGSVEAGAKTFNIKTSGNYASSSEIAETVIFSYQGKNIALKDVATVHNDFEDQTHLTRLNGYRSLFLTAAMKEGNNISTLQEKYLPVLESFRSELPQNIALVTAFDQADYVNRRLSGLGMDFLIAIGLVFITLLPLGNRASLIVMISIPLSLAIGLVLLNAFGFGLNQLSIVGLVVALGLLVDDSIVVVENIERWIREGHSRMDAALLATKQISISVVGCTVTLIIAFMPLVFLPEGSGDFIRSLPLAVIMSVLASMLVSLTIIPFLASRMLKEHGGKENRILTFVQNAIHKSYAPVLEKALNKPVRTLVIAGGIFAASLILFPIIGFSLFPPSEKPQFLINITTPLQSTLATTDLVAKEVEAELHHIPEMMNFSTNVGKGNPRIYYNEIPENERTDYAQIFVQLDPETTPPQKMALIEELKGKFINYAGAKIEVKNFEQGPPVTAPVEVRISGENLDTLRHLATQVETLLKNTEGTLYINNPVANLKTDIKVAIQKDQARQLGINISDIDRTVRLAIAGLNLGSFTDELGSERDIIITSPRVAKASLANFDGLYINNQQGAGIPLSQIANLKLESSNLSIDHYNKIRSVSLSAFVDPNYLNDRVINEVISGMEKIDLPDGYDFTMGGEFETRQESFAGFNTVIIVTVFLFIAVLILLFKTFKSTIIVLSVIPLGMVGALVALWLTGNSLSFVAIIGLIALAGIEVKTSILLVDFTNQLRMEGKALNEAIREAGEVRFLPIVLTTVTAIGGLIPIAVSTNPLISPLAIVLIGGLISSTLLSRIVTPVMYKLLPPKL